The Chloroflexota bacterium genome includes the window GTCAAGGACTTCTGCATCGGCTGGGATGTGGTGATTCTCCACACCTACTACAAGACGGCCGGCGCGCAGATGCGCGGGATGCTCGGGCTTGACGTGCCCGACTGGCCGGCCGGAGCGCCATTCCGGAACTAGCGCCTGAACCTACTCGTGGATGACCAGCGGCGTCCCGACCGTCGCGAAGCCCCAGAACCAGGAGGCGTCCGCTGGCGTCATCCCGATGCAGCCGTGGCTGCCGGGCATCCCGAAGGTCGCTGGCCGCCGCCAGTAGTTCTCGTGGATGGCCGCGCCGTCCGCCGTGAAGTACTGCACGTAGCGAACGTTCTCGACCTTGTAGTTTGCGCCAGCGCCGTTCGGCCCCTGGCCCACCAGCGTCGCGCCGTCCATGGTGTCCTTCTCGACGCGCCTGAGCACCGCGAACGTCCCGGTCGGCGTCTCCCAGCCGGGGCGGCCGGAGGAGATCAGGACGCTGCGGACGGCGGTACGGCCCTCGTACGCCGTGGCGACTTGCTCGGTCAGGTTGACGTCGATCCAGCGGCCGGTGGTCGGGGCGTCAGCGGGGAGTGCGGGCGGCGTCACCTCGCCGTTACGCCTGAGGGAGGTCGAGTAGACGTACGTGCCGTCGGAGAGCTCGGCCCAGGTGTCGTTGTGAGGCTCGACCTCTTCGCCCGAGACCCAGCGCACCACCGTAATGGGCGTGCCAGCCTTGAGGTCGCCAACGGGCGGCCGCGAGCGGTCTGGCGTTGCCCGACGATGCACATCCAGGCCGGC containing:
- a CDS encoding L,D-transpeptidase — translated: MTLMTAQALYRPSARAGDLALAPSVAYAEQQPAGSPAVSAPALSAGAAAPSQPAQLQPGRSNVMTDLSATMGRTTPPSVTTWSGVAGLDVHRRATPDRSRPPVGDLKAGTPITVVRWVSGEEVEPHNDTWAELSDGTYVYSTSLRRNGEVTPPALPADAPTTGRWIDVNLTEQVATAYEGRTAVRSVLISSGRPGWETPTGTFAVLRRVEKDTMDGATLVGQGPNGAGANYKVENVRYVQYFTADGAAIHENYWRRPATFGMPGSHGCIGMTPADASWFWGFATVGTPLVIHE